The following are encoded together in the bacterium genome:
- the aspS gene encoding aspartate--tRNA ligase, with the protein MSAQIGAESGGGTAWTRSPANLAELLRTDADGREVVAMGWVDARRDLGALVFVWLRDRYLQELQPEAQRRGYEAAKVQVTFNPEYAPDAHRLAEQLRGEYVVAVRGEWRMRADKDVNPKLLGGDREIFATGLKILSPAETPPFYIAEDPKAGEDLRMQYRYLDLRRRPLVEALAARHRIFLSMRNALSEMGFLEVETPMLGRSTPEGARDYLVPSRVFPGKFYALPQSPQLLKQLLMVGGIDRYFQMARCFRDEDLRANRQPEFTQLDLEMSFASRDELFSVGEKMFEVVFREVLGQEIETPFPRIPFDEAMARWGSDKPDLRFGCEIIDLSDMFVESEFGVFKSALDAGGAVKGLFVPGYAPSRKEIDELTEFAKKTGAGGLAYAKAAGGVIEKTSFDKFATDAEKSALAELASGDGVFLIAAGAPAREKVEKTLGLIRVKLAKELGLIKEGAAGGGWKFAWIVDFPLYDRNPETGALEPAHHPFTMPHPEFTEEYEPGRFRLKANTDEEKLAIRADNYDLVLNGEELGSGSHRIHDPVLQRSVLAGLGMSEAEIEEQFGFFLNAFSYGAPPHRGFAFGMDRIVMLMFGFQSIRDVIAFPKTAQASDLMTKAPAEVGERQLGELGIRLSQQ; encoded by the coding sequence ATGAGTGCGCAAATCGGTGCGGAATCCGGCGGCGGGACGGCCTGGACAAGGTCGCCCGCGAACCTTGCGGAGCTTCTTCGCACCGACGCCGACGGACGCGAAGTGGTCGCGATGGGCTGGGTGGACGCCCGGCGGGATCTCGGCGCGCTCGTTTTCGTCTGGTTGCGCGACCGATATCTGCAGGAGCTGCAGCCCGAAGCGCAACGGCGGGGATACGAGGCCGCGAAGGTGCAGGTCACGTTCAATCCGGAATACGCGCCAGATGCGCACCGGCTTGCGGAGCAGCTTCGCGGCGAATACGTCGTCGCGGTGCGCGGCGAGTGGCGGATGCGCGCGGACAAAGACGTAAACCCGAAGCTGCTGGGCGGCGACCGGGAGATTTTTGCGACCGGACTTAAGATCCTGTCGCCCGCGGAGACGCCGCCTTTTTACATCGCCGAAGACCCGAAGGCCGGCGAGGATTTGCGGATGCAGTACCGCTATCTCGACCTGCGAAGGAGGCCGCTCGTCGAGGCTCTGGCCGCGCGCCACAGGATTTTCCTTTCGATGCGCAACGCGCTCTCGGAAATGGGATTCCTCGAAGTCGAGACGCCGATGCTGGGGCGCTCCACCCCGGAGGGCGCGCGGGATTATCTAGTGCCGTCGCGCGTGTTTCCCGGAAAGTTCTACGCGCTGCCCCAGTCGCCGCAGCTATTGAAGCAGCTTTTGATGGTCGGCGGGATCGACCGCTATTTCCAGATGGCGCGCTGCTTCCGCGATGAGGATCTGCGCGCCAACCGTCAGCCGGAGTTCACCCAGCTCGATCTGGAAATGAGCTTCGCGTCGCGCGACGAGCTTTTCTCGGTGGGCGAGAAGATGTTCGAGGTCGTCTTCCGCGAAGTGCTGGGGCAGGAAATCGAAACGCCGTTCCCGCGGATACCCTTCGACGAGGCGATGGCGCGGTGGGGGAGCGACAAGCCCGACCTGCGGTTCGGCTGCGAGATTATCGACCTGTCGGACATGTTCGTGGAATCGGAATTCGGAGTTTTCAAATCAGCGCTGGATGCTGGCGGCGCGGTTAAAGGGTTATTCGTTCCCGGATATGCGCCGTCGCGCAAGGAAATTGACGAGCTGACCGAGTTCGCGAAAAAAACCGGCGCGGGCGGGCTTGCGTACGCGAAGGCCGCGGGCGGCGTGATTGAAAAAACCAGCTTCGACAAGTTCGCGACGGACGCCGAGAAATCCGCGCTGGCGGAACTCGCGTCGGGCGACGGAGTATTTTTGATCGCCGCGGGCGCGCCCGCGCGCGAGAAAGTGGAAAAAACGCTTGGACTTATCCGCGTGAAGCTTGCCAAGGAGCTTGGGCTGATCAAGGAAGGCGCGGCGGGGGGGGGATGGAAGTTCGCGTGGATCGTGGACTTTCCGCTGTACGACAGAAATCCCGAGACGGGGGCGCTCGAGCCCGCGCACCATCCGTTCACGATGCCGCATCCGGAGTTCACGGAAGAATACGAGCCGGGAAGATTTCGCTTGAAGGCAAATACCGACGAAGAAAAACTGGCGATACGCGCCGACAACTACGATCTCGTCCTGAACGGCGAGGAGCTTGGCAGCGGCAGCCACCGCATCCACGACCCGGTGCTGCAGCGAAGCGTGCTCGCCGGCCTGGGGATGAGCGAAGCGGAGATAGAGGAGCAGTTCGGATTTTTCCTGAACGCGTTTTCGTACGGCGCGCCGCCGCACCGCGGGTTCGCGTTCGGGATGGACAGGATCGTGATGCTGATGTTCGGATTCCAGTCGATCCGCGACGTCATCGCGTTCCCCAAGACCGCGCAGGCCAGCGATTTGATGACGAAAGCCCCCGCGGAAGTGGGCGAAAGGCAGCTTGGGGAGCTGGGGATACGACTGTCCCAACAATGA
- a CDS encoding diguanylate cyclase, translating to MSGRIGYLGEPGDYENTIYTHLSNLGFEFAAFREMAELFNLAPGEVPDLVIVNGVQSSENFASAYYALRENEATTRLPVLYLADDIMFPDDTEDDAGLFDYVSVPCFPEEILLRIYGQLRLARLRKELEDKNKSLSAVVTQLREKNDEIQNLLNETKELNLKLAELARTDELTGLFNKRYLIERLDSEFSRASRYGYPIGFLMADIDGYKNVNDTFGHPVGDRTLKLVASTIMKALRTDDTVTRYGGDEIAIILPYSGADSCFKAAERLRLSVEESTRASGGLPMPVTISVGGASTEGAKFESPDELVKRSDEMLYEAKHAGKNRVKIYKPAE from the coding sequence ATGTCCGGTCGTATCGGTTACCTCGGCGAGCCTGGGGATTACGAGAACACGATTTATACGCACCTGAGCAACCTCGGGTTCGAATTCGCGGCCTTCCGCGAGATGGCCGAGTTGTTCAATCTTGCGCCGGGCGAGGTGCCGGATCTCGTCATTGTCAACGGCGTGCAATCTTCAGAAAACTTCGCCTCGGCCTATTACGCGCTTCGCGAAAACGAGGCTACCACGCGTTTGCCCGTTCTCTACCTTGCCGACGACATCATGTTCCCGGACGACACCGAGGACGACGCTGGGTTGTTCGACTACGTCTCGGTGCCATGCTTTCCCGAGGAAATCCTGCTGCGGATTTACGGCCAGCTTAGGCTCGCCAGGCTGCGAAAAGAGCTTGAGGATAAAAACAAAAGCCTGTCCGCGGTGGTCACCCAGCTCCGCGAGAAAAACGACGAAATCCAAAACTTGCTTAACGAGACCAAGGAACTGAATTTGAAGCTGGCGGAGCTTGCGCGAACGGACGAGCTGACCGGGCTTTTCAACAAGCGCTACCTAATCGAGCGGCTGGACAGCGAATTTTCGCGCGCCTCCCGCTACGGCTATCCGATTGGATTCCTGATGGCCGACATTGACGGATACAAAAACGTGAACGACACGTTCGGCCACCCGGTCGGCGACAGGACGCTCAAGCTTGTCGCTTCGACGATTATGAAAGCGTTGCGCACAGACGACACGGTGACGCGATACGGCGGCGACGAAATCGCGATCATCCTTCCTTATTCGGGCGCGGATTCTTGCTTTAAAGCCGCGGAGCGGCTGCGGTTGTCGGTGGAAGAGTCCACGCGCGCTTCGGGAGGACTGCCGATGCCCGTTACTATCAGCGTCGGCGGGGCAAGCACCGAGGGCGCAAAGTTCGAATCGCCGGACGAACTTGTCAAGCGCTCGGACGAAATGCTTTACGAGGCGAAGCACGCGGGCAAAAACCGCGTGAAAATCTACAAGCCCGCCGAATAA
- a CDS encoding MerR family DNA-binding protein: protein MHDKPLTIGRLAALAGVGVETIRFYERSGLIERPPRRESGYRRYPPESIARVVFVRRAKELGFTLREIRELFSLRVSPECTCAGVRAAAMEKIGDIDAKLDALNSMRGALAALAESCKGDGPISECPILDALDGGGRFSASNTCDSKEIE from the coding sequence TTGCACGATAAACCGCTTACAATTGGAAGACTTGCCGCCCTTGCCGGCGTCGGCGTGGAAACGATCAGGTTCTACGAGAGGTCAGGCCTGATCGAAAGGCCGCCACGCCGGGAATCGGGATACCGGCGATATCCCCCGGAATCTATCGCGCGCGTCGTTTTTGTCCGGCGGGCGAAGGAGCTTGGTTTCACGCTGCGCGAAATCCGCGAGCTTTTTTCGCTACGCGTTTCACCGGAATGCACCTGCGCCGGAGTGCGCGCCGCCGCGATGGAAAAAATCGGGGACATCGACGCGAAGCTGGACGCCCTAAATTCGATGCGCGGGGCGCTTGCCGCGCTTGCGGAGTCGTGCAAGGGCGACGGACCGATTTCGGAATGCCCGATTCTCGACGCGCTGGACGGCGGCGGGCGGTTTTCCGCCTCCAATACATGCGATTCAAAGGAGATTGAGTGA
- a CDS encoding DUF1844 domain-containing protein has product MTDEKNRNDEERERPRFVVEDKRFARDDEDEEPETPASAPASRAAETGGDTRPGDARGGFEVIGEPQKAPGEGSRLGLSEEDERAIDEELRQAFREMTPEDEERLRKAAREQIANLSRLGIENYLRDTLNVAYMLSLQYLGLQPNLDTNLTSRDMKRAALCIDLIDFLGKRLADFLTAQEREQIAALVSALKLEFAKLPPRPPAPPKGK; this is encoded by the coding sequence ATGACCGACGAGAAAAACAGGAACGACGAGGAGCGCGAACGCCCGCGCTTCGTGGTTGAGGACAAGCGCTTCGCGCGCGACGACGAGGACGAGGAGCCGGAGACGCCGGCGTCCGCGCCGGCTTCTCGGGCCGCGGAAACCGGCGGCGATACTAGGCCGGGCGACGCGCGCGGCGGGTTCGAAGTTATCGGCGAGCCGCAAAAGGCGCCCGGCGAGGGCTCCCGGTTGGGGCTCTCCGAAGAGGACGAACGCGCGATCGACGAGGAGCTGCGGCAGGCATTCCGCGAAATGACGCCGGAAGACGAAGAGCGGCTTCGGAAGGCCGCCCGCGAGCAAATCGCCAATCTTTCCCGGCTCGGAATCGAAAACTACCTGCGCGATACCCTCAACGTCGCGTATATGCTTTCGCTGCAGTATCTGGGCCTTCAGCCCAACCTGGACACGAATCTGACTTCGCGCGACATGAAACGCGCGGCGCTGTGCATAGACCTGATCGATTTTCTCGGCAAAAGGCTGGCCGATTTCCTGACAGCGCAGGAACGCGAGCAGATCGCGGCGCTGGTCAGCGCGCTAAAACTCGAATTCGCGAAGCTGCCCCCCAGACCCCCGGCGCCGCCGAAGGGAAAGTAA
- a CDS encoding zinc ribbon domain-containing protein, producing the protein MPIYEFQCAKCGEVEELLVSMKEAESGRFKCQKCGGKMERIFSVTACTTAKSDGGFAPNPACDGAGG; encoded by the coding sequence ATGCCGATTTACGAATTTCAGTGCGCCAAGTGCGGCGAGGTCGAGGAGCTTTTGGTCTCGATGAAGGAGGCCGAATCCGGCCGGTTCAAGTGCCAAAAGTGCGGCGGAAAGATGGAGCGCATTTTCAGCGTCACCGCCTGCACGACAGCCAAATCGGACGGCGGATTCGCGCCGAACCCGGCCTGCGACGGAGCGGGCGGCTGA
- a CDS encoding thioredoxin family protein, with translation MAEKRNVEVFSAGCPLCHGAVSMVERIACASCEVQVHDMRTPAAMARAAELGVKTVPAVAVDGVLADCCAGRGPDEASLRAAGVGNPVL, from the coding sequence ATGGCAGAAAAAAGAAATGTGGAAGTTTTCAGCGCGGGATGCCCGCTGTGCCATGGCGCCGTGAGCATGGTCGAAAGGATCGCCTGCGCGTCTTGCGAGGTCCAGGTTCATGACATGCGCACTCCGGCCGCGATGGCCAGAGCCGCGGAGCTGGGCGTAAAGACCGTCCCCGCCGTCGCGGTGGACGGCGTGCTTGCGGATTGCTGCGCAGGGCGCGGCCCGGACGAGGCGTCGCTACGCGCGGCGGGGGTCGGCAATCCCGTGCTTTGA